Proteins from a genomic interval of Nitrospina gracilis Nb-211:
- a CDS encoding sensor histidine kinase, whose amino-acid sequence MVFNSIRSRLTALYVALLGIILILFSIILYYFLNNRLYESIDHSLKLSASVVRKTAQLDYSRTPLPGLEFFFEQFLGYGNLNKFYRIYDGSGNVGSRSKNIDASKFPLSQDAYGRALKGEMTYETFTVADGHPIRVITMPVLRDGTLVNLIQVGTSLEGVKETMRNLRIFLFTGVPTVLLLSALVGRFLARRSLEPVAKITHTARDIASGGDLSRRIPVPAVQDEIGNLALTFNDMMDRLERSFAKIRQFSSDASHELRTPLTVMKGQSELALSKLRKPSEYQEVLSSNLEEINYMSHILDDLFILARADEGQLPMESERVNLVTVIEDVCKNVEILAEEKEIEIKIAYLESAEVVGDGHRLKQMVWTLLHNAVKYTPEKGLIKITLQDLGDYAFLSIQDNGIGIPEADLPWIFDRFYRVDKARSRSEGGSGLGLSICKHIVEMHNGTIEVESKVGEGTRFKIRLPKDRAAGRKIA is encoded by the coding sequence ATGGTATTCAATTCCATTCGCTCCAGACTGACCGCCCTGTACGTCGCCCTGCTGGGAATCATCCTGATTCTGTTCAGCATCATTCTCTATTACTTCCTCAACAACCGCCTGTACGAGAGTATTGACCATTCGCTGAAGCTGTCTGCCAGCGTGGTGCGCAAGACCGCGCAACTCGATTACTCGCGCACACCGCTTCCGGGTCTCGAGTTTTTCTTCGAGCAGTTTCTGGGCTACGGCAACCTGAACAAGTTCTACCGCATCTACGACGGCTCCGGCAACGTCGGCTCGCGCTCGAAAAACATCGACGCCTCCAAGTTTCCGTTGTCGCAGGATGCCTACGGGCGGGCGCTGAAAGGCGAGATGACGTACGAGACGTTCACCGTCGCCGACGGCCACCCCATCCGTGTCATCACCATGCCGGTGCTCCGTGACGGCACGCTGGTGAACCTCATCCAGGTGGGCACGTCGCTCGAAGGCGTCAAGGAAACCATGCGCAACCTGCGCATTTTTCTGTTCACCGGAGTGCCGACGGTCCTGCTGTTGAGCGCGCTGGTGGGACGGTTCCTGGCGCGGCGGTCTCTGGAACCGGTGGCGAAGATCACTCACACTGCGCGCGACATCGCCAGCGGCGGCGACCTCAGCCGGCGCATTCCGGTTCCCGCGGTGCAGGATGAAATCGGCAACCTCGCTCTCACCTTCAACGATATGATGGACCGGCTGGAGCGGTCGTTCGCTAAAATCCGCCAGTTCAGCAGTGATGCCTCGCACGAACTGCGTACACCGCTCACGGTGATGAAAGGACAGAGCGAACTCGCTCTCAGCAAACTGCGCAAACCCTCGGAGTACCAGGAGGTGTTGTCCAGCAACCTGGAAGAGATCAACTACATGTCGCACATTCTGGATGATCTCTTCATCCTCGCGCGGGCAGACGAGGGACAGTTGCCCATGGAGTCGGAACGCGTCAACCTCGTCACCGTCATCGAGGACGTGTGCAAGAACGTGGAAATTCTCGCCGAGGAAAAGGAAATCGAAATCAAGATCGCCTACCTGGAATCGGCGGAAGTCGTCGGCGACGGCCACCGCCTCAAGCAGATGGTGTGGACGCTGTTGCACAACGCGGTCAAGTACACGCCGGAGAAAGGCCTCATCAAAATCACCCTGCAGGATCTGGGCGATTACGCGTTCCTGAGCATTCAGGACAACGGCATCGGCATCCCGGAAGCGGACCTGCCGTGGATTTTCGACCGCTTTTACCGCGTGGACAAAGCGCGGTCGCGTTCCGAAGGCGGCAGTGGGCTGGGTCTCAGCATCTGCAAACACATCGTCGAGATGCACAACGGCACCATCGAAGTGGAAAGCAAAGTGGGCGAGGGCACCCGGTTCAAAATCCGCCTGCCCAAGGACCGCGCCGCGGGCCGCAAAATCGCCTGA
- a CDS encoding ABC transporter substrate-binding protein, with the protein MVRLRIVFMFLLLAVTGCLFSGPPPEPYTTVHYYQFSLPGFNATFDPLVEQFHRLYPKYRIRVHALPTGTDDQHQFYLTHLKTRGPGGIDVLALDVIWMAEFARAGLLAPLTDLLPPEKWSDFFPASVQAGTFGEKHYGVPLFVDGGVLYSRKDLLQKHGFDRPPATWSELVSMAKTIMRVESNERLYGFVWQARQYEGLICNFTEFLPRGQPWLLPQGGGRLNRALIEPRLRFMRSLLTDGVSPPSVLAMAEESSRHVFQNGQAVFMRNWPYAWRLLQQADSSVAGKVWMSSLPAVAAGETGHGTLGGFLLGMHRDTPVADAARAWIAFLARPEVQRTLWHKLGLIPARKSVLRSDPPPDPPPVNVLFEVMTHAVPRPATPLYMPLSQSMQAYLSGGLGKVYSIDEAMRLMDADLQRLTRVLNDKTGA; encoded by the coding sequence ATGGTCAGACTGCGGATTGTGTTCATGTTCCTGTTGCTTGCCGTTACGGGCTGTTTGTTCTCCGGCCCGCCGCCTGAGCCTTACACCACGGTTCACTACTACCAGTTCTCCCTTCCCGGTTTCAACGCAACCTTCGATCCCCTGGTCGAGCAGTTTCACCGCCTGTATCCAAAGTATCGCATACGCGTGCATGCGCTTCCCACCGGCACCGACGACCAGCACCAGTTTTACCTGACGCATTTAAAAACCCGCGGACCCGGCGGCATCGACGTGCTGGCTCTGGACGTCATCTGGATGGCGGAGTTTGCGCGGGCCGGACTGCTGGCGCCGCTCACCGATCTTCTGCCGCCGGAGAAGTGGAGCGATTTCTTTCCCGCCAGCGTGCAGGCAGGCACGTTTGGAGAAAAACATTACGGCGTGCCGTTGTTTGTCGATGGCGGTGTGCTGTATTCGCGCAAAGACCTGTTGCAGAAACACGGATTCGACCGTCCCCCCGCCACGTGGAGTGAGCTGGTGTCGATGGCAAAAACCATCATGCGGGTGGAATCCAACGAACGGCTTTACGGGTTCGTCTGGCAGGCCCGTCAGTACGAGGGATTGATCTGTAATTTCACGGAGTTTCTGCCGCGCGGCCAGCCGTGGCTGTTGCCGCAGGGGGGCGGACGCTTGAACCGAGCGCTGATCGAGCCGCGTCTCCGCTTCATGCGGAGTCTGTTGACCGATGGCGTCTCCCCGCCCTCCGTGCTGGCGATGGCGGAGGAGTCGAGCCGTCACGTGTTCCAGAACGGGCAGGCGGTGTTCATGCGCAACTGGCCGTATGCGTGGCGGTTGTTGCAACAGGCGGATTCGTCAGTCGCGGGAAAGGTGTGGATGTCGTCATTGCCTGCGGTGGCGGCGGGTGAGACCGGGCACGGCACGCTGGGCGGGTTCCTCCTCGGCATGCACCGCGACACGCCGGTTGCGGATGCGGCGCGGGCCTGGATCGCGTTTCTGGCGCGACCGGAAGTTCAGCGCACCCTGTGGCATAAGCTGGGATTGATCCCCGCGCGCAAATCGGTTTTGCGGAGCGATCCGCCCCCGGACCCGCCGCCTGTGAACGTTTTGTTCGAGGTGATGACGCACGCCGTGCCGCGTCCGGCAACCCCGCTGTACATGCCGCTGTCGCAGTCGATGCAGGCATACCTGAGCGGCGGGTTGGGGAAAGTGTATTCCATAGATGAGGCGATGCGCCTGATGGACGCGGACCTTCAACGTTTGACACGGGTGCTGAATGATAAAACCGGAGCTTAA
- a CDS encoding carbohydrate ABC transporter permease: MIKPELKDRLLFLGPLLVLPGLLVAWPLFEIALLGFKNKVTLFGIDRWVGLSNYQYLFGEDLRFWKAVTNTLYFTGVSVALEFVIGFAFALYLRFGSGSVWWKTILLLPWAIPNVVSARLWQWMFHAEAGIVNHIMQTLGVVEGPVYWLADPDLALHAAILADVWKTMPFMTLLLFAGLQRIPETMLMAARVDRTPPLRLLMRILLPALRPAILTALVLRLLDAFRVFDVIYVMTGGGPANSTETLSIYAYRTYFQALQFGYGSSVALMQVGMMAALTWLAVTVVKDRRRAA, from the coding sequence ATGATAAAACCGGAGCTTAAAGACCGCCTGCTGTTTCTCGGCCCGCTGTTGGTCCTGCCCGGACTGCTGGTGGCCTGGCCGCTTTTCGAAATCGCGCTCCTCGGTTTCAAAAACAAAGTGACGCTGTTCGGCATCGACCGCTGGGTGGGCCTGTCGAATTACCAATATCTGTTCGGAGAGGATTTGCGTTTCTGGAAAGCGGTGACCAACACGCTGTACTTCACCGGCGTGTCGGTGGCATTGGAATTTGTCATTGGGTTCGCGTTCGCGTTGTATTTGCGGTTCGGGTCGGGATCGGTGTGGTGGAAAACGATTCTGCTGTTGCCGTGGGCGATCCCGAACGTGGTCAGCGCGCGGTTGTGGCAATGGATGTTCCACGCGGAAGCGGGAATCGTCAACCACATCATGCAGACGCTGGGCGTGGTGGAGGGTCCCGTGTACTGGCTGGCGGACCCGGATCTGGCGCTCCATGCCGCCATCCTCGCCGACGTGTGGAAGACGATGCCGTTCATGACGCTCCTTCTGTTCGCCGGACTGCAACGCATTCCGGAGACAATGCTGATGGCGGCGCGGGTGGACCGTACGCCGCCGCTCCGTTTGCTGATGCGCATTTTGCTTCCGGCACTGCGTCCTGCAATTCTTACGGCGCTAGTCCTGCGCCTGCTGGATGCCTTCCGCGTATTTGATGTGATCTATGTGATGACCGGGGGCGGCCCGGCGAACAGTACGGAAACGCTTTCGATTTATGCTTACCGCACGTACTTTCAGGCGTTGCAGTTCGGGTATGGCTCTTCCGTGGCATTGATGCAGGTGGGGATGATGGCCGCGTTGACCTGGCTTGCGGTGACGGTCGTCAAGGACAGGAGGCGTGCGGCATGA
- a CDS encoding carbohydrate ABC transporter permease, producing the protein MRRMNHFLFLFILCVWSLGPFFWLWLTSVKPPGTVAQLPPVWPRSFSFENYHAVLQNEAFLAVVTNSLWVSLGATAVSLVVGTMGAFGLCVLMARGREAILLALLVVFMLPQVAVVTPLYEVLGALGGMDTVWGLILVYSLFTVPLVVWVMTRYFEEIPRTLYHAARVDGCRAWTAFHRVYLPLGVPGMVCAGLLGLIFCWNEFLFALTYTTSYASRTIPVGITLFTGQYEFPWGEIAAASSLVTFPILIAVIVAQKHLVRGMVGSGIKG; encoded by the coding sequence ATGAGGCGGATGAACCATTTCCTCTTTCTCTTTATTTTGTGCGTATGGAGCCTGGGGCCTTTTTTCTGGCTGTGGCTCACCTCGGTCAAGCCACCGGGAACGGTGGCGCAACTGCCGCCGGTGTGGCCACGGTCGTTCAGTTTTGAAAACTACCACGCGGTTTTGCAAAATGAAGCATTCCTTGCCGTGGTGACGAACAGCCTTTGGGTGTCGCTGGGCGCGACGGCGGTGTCGCTCGTGGTCGGCACGATGGGTGCGTTCGGGTTGTGTGTGCTGATGGCGCGCGGCCGCGAGGCGATCCTTCTGGCACTGCTAGTGGTGTTCATGTTGCCGCAGGTGGCGGTGGTGACGCCTCTGTATGAAGTGTTGGGTGCGCTGGGAGGGATGGACACGGTGTGGGGTCTCATTCTGGTGTACAGCCTGTTCACCGTGCCCCTGGTGGTGTGGGTGATGACGCGTTACTTCGAGGAAATCCCACGCACCCTGTATCACGCGGCGCGGGTGGATGGATGCAGGGCGTGGACCGCATTCCATCGCGTGTACCTGCCGCTCGGCGTGCCGGGCATGGTGTGCGCGGGGCTTCTCGGACTCATTTTCTGCTGGAACGAGTTTCTGTTTGCGTTGACGTACACCACGTCCTACGCGTCGCGCACCATTCCGGTCGGCATCACGCTGTTCACCGGGCAATACGAATTTCCGTGGGGGGAGATTGCCGCCGCCAGTTCCCTGGTCACCTTTCCGATCCTGATCGCGGTGATCGTTGCACAGAAGCACCTCGTGCGCGGGATGGTGGGAAGCGGCATCAAGGGATAG
- a CDS encoding ABC transporter ATP-binding protein: MHAIRLEDITHGFGGRPVLDGIDLGVEKGEFFIILGASGGGKTTLLNLLAGLQFPDRGRVWFEGCDVTLKDVRERNVAYVFQDYALYPHMTVEENIRFPLENMKWPKADMMEKVAKTIERLQLTDVREKIPAHLSGGQKQRVAIGRALVRDPAVFLFDEPLSNLDPRLRDHLQMELKQLHRQLRKTFVYVTHDAHSAMVLGDRVGFLDGGRIRQVGPPATLYREPETLEIARFFGFPPLNVLAPEGMNELFRQPAPDNVARAGLRPEHVIVNPDSRGSYTILWTQVLGDRTFAAVEVAGAPLCGVCEGSDMKEGDRVALCIEKNYLMFFDDEDFRITDCHFD; this comes from the coding sequence ATGCACGCCATTCGGCTTGAAGACATCACACACGGTTTTGGCGGCCGCCCGGTGCTGGACGGCATCGACCTCGGTGTGGAGAAGGGGGAGTTCTTCATCATCCTCGGCGCAAGCGGGGGAGGCAAAACCACCCTGCTCAACCTGCTCGCGGGCCTGCAATTTCCGGACAGGGGACGGGTTTGGTTTGAAGGATGCGATGTCACGTTAAAGGACGTCAGGGAACGCAACGTTGCCTATGTGTTTCAGGATTACGCACTCTATCCGCACATGACGGTGGAGGAGAATATCCGGTTTCCGCTGGAGAACATGAAATGGCCGAAGGCGGACATGATGGAGAAAGTGGCCAAGACGATTGAACGCCTGCAGTTGACCGACGTGCGCGAGAAAATCCCGGCGCACCTTTCCGGCGGTCAGAAACAAAGGGTGGCCATCGGCCGGGCGCTGGTGCGCGATCCGGCGGTGTTCCTGTTCGACGAGCCGCTCAGTAACCTTGATCCGCGGTTGCGCGATCACTTGCAAATGGAATTGAAACAACTGCACCGGCAGTTGAGAAAAACGTTCGTTTACGTGACACACGATGCGCATTCGGCGATGGTGCTGGGCGACCGCGTGGGATTTTTGGACGGCGGGCGCATCCGGCAGGTGGGACCGCCTGCCACTCTATACCGGGAGCCGGAGACTCTGGAGATCGCCCGGTTTTTTGGTTTTCCTCCGCTGAATGTCCTGGCACCGGAAGGGATGAACGAATTATTTCGGCAACCGGCACCGGATAACGTCGCCAGGGCGGGCCTGCGTCCCGAACACGTTATCGTCAATCCCGATTCGCGCGGGTCCTATACGATCCTCTGGACGCAAGTGCTTGGTGACCGGACTTTCGCCGCGGTGGAGGTGGCGGGTGCTCCGCTCTGTGGCGTGTGCGAAGGTTCAGACATGAAAGAGGGAGATCGCGTGGCGCTGTGCATCGAAAAAAATTATTTGATGTTTTTTGACGATGAGGATTTTAGAATAACAGATTGTCATTTTGATTGA
- a CDS encoding PfkB family carbohydrate kinase, with protein MFDKFESGKRLGGAPFNYAFHLHKMGIPVHFISRVGDDAEGREILEFARSHGFPTEGIQIDPNHPTGEVTVTSDSGNGHRFEILPDRAYDFIEVDPYLQKRFRDDIPLTYFGTLIQRNSTSRETLHEIQKKMGLKSTFFLDINLRAPFYDRAVIESSLKNCDILKANRHELREIKNLLNIDRPVAELPRYLAERYKLGLVCVTNGSKASVIYETGNRNVFHCTPDDSYEVVDSVGAGDGFSAMLSLGYMASWPLQSVLERACVFATGLCGVQGALPGDNKFYQPYRFVR; from the coding sequence TTGTTCGACAAATTTGAAAGTGGAAAGCGGCTGGGAGGTGCGCCGTTCAACTATGCGTTTCATCTGCATAAAATGGGCATCCCCGTGCACTTCATCAGCCGGGTCGGCGACGACGCGGAGGGCCGCGAAATCCTGGAATTCGCCAGAAGCCACGGATTCCCCACCGAGGGCATCCAGATCGACCCCAATCATCCCACAGGCGAGGTGACGGTCACCTCCGATTCCGGCAACGGCCACCGCTTTGAAATTCTGCCGGACCGCGCGTACGATTTCATCGAGGTCGATCCTTATCTGCAAAAACGGTTTCGTGATGACATCCCGCTGACGTACTTCGGCACGCTCATTCAGCGCAACAGCACGTCGCGCGAAACCCTGCACGAAATCCAAAAGAAGATGGGGCTGAAGTCCACGTTCTTTCTGGACATCAACCTGCGTGCCCCGTTTTATGATCGGGCCGTGATCGAATCCTCACTCAAGAACTGCGACATCCTGAAGGCCAACCGGCATGAGTTGCGGGAGATCAAAAACCTCCTCAATATTGACAGGCCGGTTGCGGAGCTTCCGCGGTATTTGGCGGAACGTTACAAGCTGGGGCTGGTCTGCGTGACGAATGGAAGCAAGGCCAGTGTTATATATGAAACCGGGAACCGTAATGTGTTCCACTGCACTCCGGACGACAGTTACGAGGTGGTGGACTCCGTCGGTGCGGGAGACGGGTTCAGCGCCATGCTGTCGTTGGGCTACATGGCGAGTTGGCCGTTGCAATCGGTTCTGGAACGCGCCTGCGTGTTCGCCACCGGATTGTGTGGCGTGCAGGGTGCGTTGCCCGGTGACAACAAATTTTACCAACCTTATCGGTTCGTCAGGTAA
- a CDS encoding HAD-IIB family hydrolase gives MMFSIHGLVRSRNIEMGRDADTGGQVKYVIELAEELGKRPEVRRVDLFTRLIRDRRVSEDYSVPVETLSEKVRIVRIPCGGGKYIRKELLWNHLDEFIDKTVKYIKREDDIPYLVHGHYADGGYVARHLASLFGVPFVFTGHSLGKSKKSKLHDDGLSDEDMNKKYHIDYRIKVEEEIIGCADLVVTSTHQEVEQQYGMYAHNTVPEYLVNPPGLDLERFFPYYAEEQENEHSRQARVAINDELNRFFLNADKPLILALCRPDKRKNVGALIQAYGESKELQAIANLAVFLGIRKNIMDMGENEKSVLIETLLLMDKHDLYGKLAIPKKHDFTYEVPELYRMVALRRGVFVNPALTEPFGLTLLESAACGVPIVATNDGGPVDIAKNCQNGILIDVSEPKNISDAVKQILVDPDLWQKYSGNGINNVRQHYTWDAHIDRYLETIQSLRGGSHKDLYAIDGDPLAIKMLSRNKMIVCDIDNTLTGDPESLEKLLALIEPYKKSIAFGVATGRTIDSALEFLKEHNVPVPEILITSVGAEIYYGGPGNLDKGWAMHLRQKWDKEKIKRLLATLPFLEPQEPETEREFKVSYYMEPKEEYLRQAHDLLTRNGCRYQMIYSHQQFLDILPQRASKGKALRYLSYKWEIPLENFLVAGDSGNDEEMMRGDPKGVVVGNYSKEMEMLRGKRGVYFSKQKYAAGVIDGIHRYRFLES, from the coding sequence ATGATGTTCAGTATCCACGGGCTTGTCCGCTCCCGGAATATTGAAATGGGCCGGGACGCGGACACCGGGGGCCAGGTGAAGTACGTCATTGAGCTGGCGGAGGAACTGGGCAAGCGGCCGGAAGTGCGGCGCGTGGACCTGTTCACCCGCCTCATACGCGACCGGCGTGTTTCGGAGGACTATTCCGTTCCGGTGGAAACCCTCTCGGAAAAAGTCCGCATCGTGCGCATTCCCTGCGGTGGCGGCAAGTACATCCGCAAGGAATTGCTGTGGAATCACCTCGATGAATTCATCGACAAGACCGTGAAGTACATCAAGCGCGAGGATGACATCCCGTACCTCGTGCACGGGCATTACGCCGATGGCGGTTACGTGGCGCGGCACCTGGCGTCGTTGTTCGGCGTGCCGTTTGTGTTCACCGGGCATTCGCTCGGCAAATCCAAGAAATCCAAACTGCACGATGACGGATTGTCGGATGAGGATATGAACAAGAAGTACCATATCGATTATAGAATTAAGGTTGAAGAGGAAATCATCGGTTGCGCCGACCTGGTGGTCACCAGCACGCATCAGGAGGTGGAACAGCAGTACGGCATGTACGCGCACAACACCGTACCGGAATATCTGGTCAATCCGCCGGGGCTTGATCTGGAGCGGTTCTTTCCTTACTACGCGGAAGAACAGGAAAACGAACACAGCCGGCAGGCGCGGGTGGCTATCAACGACGAACTCAACCGGTTTTTTCTGAACGCGGACAAGCCGCTCATCCTCGCCCTGTGCCGCCCGGACAAGCGTAAGAACGTCGGCGCGCTTATCCAAGCCTACGGCGAAAGCAAGGAGTTGCAGGCCATCGCCAATCTCGCCGTGTTCCTGGGCATCCGCAAAAACATCATGGACATGGGCGAGAACGAGAAGTCCGTGCTCATCGAAACGCTTCTGCTGATGGACAAGCACGATCTCTACGGCAAACTCGCCATCCCGAAAAAACACGACTTCACGTACGAGGTGCCGGAGTTATACCGCATGGTGGCCCTGCGCCGGGGCGTGTTCGTGAACCCCGCGCTCACCGAACCGTTCGGCCTGACCCTGCTGGAGTCCGCCGCCTGCGGCGTGCCCATCGTCGCCACCAACGACGGCGGGCCGGTGGACATTGCCAAGAACTGTCAGAATGGCATCCTCATCGATGTCTCGGAGCCGAAGAACATCAGCGACGCGGTCAAGCAGATTCTCGTGGACCCGGATCTGTGGCAGAAGTATTCCGGTAACGGCATCAACAACGTCCGCCAGCACTATACCTGGGATGCGCACATTGATCGTTATCTGGAAACCATCCAGAGCCTGAGGGGTGGTTCGCACAAGGATCTGTATGCCATCGACGGCGATCCTCTTGCCATCAAAATGTTGAGTCGCAACAAGATGATCGTCTGCGATATTGACAACACGCTGACCGGTGACCCGGAATCGCTGGAAAAACTGTTGGCATTGATCGAACCTTATAAAAAATCCATCGCGTTCGGCGTGGCCACCGGGCGCACCATCGATTCCGCTCTGGAATTTTTAAAGGAGCACAACGTTCCCGTTCCGGAAATATTGATCACCTCCGTCGGCGCGGAAATTTATTACGGCGGGCCCGGCAACCTGGACAAGGGATGGGCCATGCATCTGCGCCAGAAATGGGACAAGGAGAAGATCAAAAGACTGTTGGCGACGCTGCCATTTTTGGAACCGCAGGAACCGGAAACCGAGCGCGAGTTCAAGGTCAGTTACTACATGGAACCGAAGGAAGAATATCTGAGACAGGCGCACGACCTGTTGACCCGCAACGGATGCCGCTACCAGATGATTTACTCGCACCAGCAGTTTCTGGACATTCTCCCGCAACGGGCCTCCAAGGGGAAGGCCCTCCGCTACCTCAGCTACAAGTGGGAAATTCCGCTGGAAAACTTTCTGGTCGCCGGCGATTCCGGAAATGACGAGGAAATGATGCGGGGCGATCCCAAGGGCGTGGTCGTCGGCAACTACAGCAAGGAAATGGAGATGCTGAGAGGCAAACGCGGCGTTTATTTTTCCAAGCAGAAATACGCGGCGGGGGTGATCGACGGCATTCACCGTTACCGCTTCCTGGAGTCGTGA
- a CDS encoding sucrose synthase has translation MNDSYSIATLLSEEEVRCFREFIYELDHEPQKHFLRNDIVLKSEAYLKHKHEAHPEMGRFGGLQHFLSRTQEMLLMDQYAVLLYRAKVGQYHFYRFHKNEETVDELDPEEFLDYREVVAGYPYEPAEKKLEINFGPFYSLGPVIRDHRKIGSGQRFLNSFMAGKLQGEWSKWQAHLCDFMKIHSINGEQILIDGQIIRDPHQLFDALQKAISHLERRRETESIQNEKSYLRGLGFCDGFGDTVGRVLKNLQLLANLLEEPRAEYLEEFISVIPMVSRVAIVSPHGWFGQENVLGRPDTGGQIVYILDQVKALEKFLKTSLKNAGLKVQPKILVLTRLIPESEGTTCDHRLEKIHGTQNCWILRVPFRDENQNIVPHWVSRFRVWPYLEQFALDAKNELLTELGGKPDLIVGNYSDGNLVASLLASWLQVIQCNIAHALEKPKYLFSALYWKDLEPDYNFSLQFTADLIAMNKADIIISSTAQEIAGTDTSMGQYESYRLFSMPGLYKVANGIHLHHPKFNVVSPGVDESLYFPFTQKNKRLENQTEELTERLFSQAGPEAYGELADPGKPPIFTMARLDKIKNLTGLVEAFGQSPKLQELANLIVVTRSIREEGVDDDEERHQLKRMYELIAQYDLYSKIRWVENSSRQNGAEIYRIVGDRKGVFVQPALFEAFGLTVLEGMASGLPVFATQFGGPQEVIQNGKNGFLINPTHPSLISEPLVTFLARAGTDATYWKTISNQAIARVKEAYTWKLYSEKLLKFAKLYGFWNYSELSEEKKELDQYCNLLFHLFYKKRADALMPK, from the coding sequence GTGAACGATTCGTATTCCATCGCAACGCTTCTGAGTGAAGAAGAGGTCCGGTGCTTTCGCGAGTTCATTTACGAACTGGATCACGAACCGCAGAAGCATTTCCTGCGCAATGACATTGTGCTCAAATCCGAGGCGTACCTGAAACATAAACACGAAGCGCACCCGGAGATGGGAAGGTTTGGAGGCCTGCAGCATTTTCTTTCGCGGACGCAGGAGATGTTGTTGATGGATCAGTATGCGGTACTTCTGTACCGGGCCAAAGTGGGGCAGTACCATTTTTACCGGTTTCATAAAAATGAAGAAACCGTGGACGAACTGGACCCGGAGGAGTTTCTCGATTACCGCGAAGTCGTCGCGGGCTACCCTTACGAGCCGGCGGAAAAAAAACTGGAGATCAACTTCGGCCCGTTTTACAGCCTGGGTCCCGTGATCCGGGATCACCGGAAAATTGGTTCCGGCCAACGGTTTCTGAACAGCTTCATGGCGGGAAAACTGCAAGGCGAGTGGAGCAAGTGGCAGGCCCACCTTTGCGACTTCATGAAAATCCACAGCATCAACGGCGAGCAGATTCTGATCGACGGCCAGATCATCCGTGATCCCCACCAGTTGTTTGATGCGTTGCAGAAGGCCATCAGCCATTTGGAGAGGCGCAGGGAAACGGAATCCATTCAGAATGAAAAAAGTTATTTGCGCGGCCTGGGGTTTTGCGACGGGTTCGGCGATACCGTCGGGCGGGTGCTGAAGAATCTGCAACTGCTGGCGAACCTGCTGGAGGAGCCGCGGGCGGAATACCTGGAGGAATTCATCAGTGTTATTCCGATGGTGAGCCGGGTTGCGATCGTTTCACCACATGGCTGGTTTGGCCAGGAAAACGTGCTGGGCAGGCCGGACACGGGCGGGCAGATCGTTTACATTCTCGACCAGGTGAAAGCCCTTGAAAAGTTTTTGAAGACTTCGCTCAAGAACGCAGGGCTCAAGGTCCAGCCGAAAATCCTCGTCCTCACCCGTCTGATCCCGGAAAGCGAAGGCACCACCTGCGATCACCGCTTGGAGAAAATCCACGGCACGCAGAACTGCTGGATTTTGCGCGTGCCGTTCAGGGACGAGAACCAGAACATCGTGCCGCATTGGGTATCGCGATTTCGCGTGTGGCCGTACCTGGAGCAATTTGCGCTCGACGCGAAGAACGAATTGCTTACGGAACTCGGCGGCAAGCCCGATCTCATCGTCGGCAATTACTCCGACGGCAACCTGGTGGCCTCCCTCCTCGCCTCGTGGTTGCAGGTCATTCAGTGCAACATCGCGCACGCGCTGGAAAAACCCAAATACCTGTTCTCCGCGTTGTACTGGAAAGACCTCGAACCCGATTACAACTTTTCTTTGCAATTCACCGCCGACCTCATTGCGATGAACAAGGCGGACATCATCATCTCCAGCACGGCGCAGGAGATCGCGGGCACCGACACCAGCATGGGACAGTACGAATCGTACCGCCTGTTTTCCATGCCCGGCCTGTACAAGGTGGCTAACGGCATTCATTTGCATCACCCGAAGTTCAATGTGGTGTCGCCGGGAGTGGATGAGTCGTTGTACTTTCCATTCACGCAGAAGAACAAGCGGTTGGAGAATCAGACGGAAGAGCTGACCGAACGGTTGTTTTCCCAAGCCGGACCCGAGGCATATGGCGAGTTGGCCGATCCCGGCAAGCCGCCGATCTTCACCATGGCGCGTCTGGATAAAATCAAAAATTTGACGGGACTGGTCGAGGCGTTCGGCCAGAGTCCAAAGTTGCAGGAACTCGCCAACCTCATCGTGGTGACGCGATCGATCCGCGAGGAGGGCGTGGACGACGATGAGGAACGGCACCAGCTCAAGAGGATGTACGAGCTGATCGCGCAGTACGATCTGTATTCCAAAATCCGCTGGGTGGAAAACTCGTCGCGTCAGAACGGGGCGGAGATATACCGCATCGTCGGTGACCGGAAGGGGGTGTTCGTGCAACCCGCATTGTTCGAAGCGTTCGGGCTGACGGTGTTGGAAGGCATGGCCAGTGGCCTGCCCGTGTTCGCCACTCAGTTTGGCGGGCCGCAGGAGGTCATCCAGAACGGTAAAAACGGATTTCTCATCAACCCCACCCATCCGTCATTGATCAGCGAACCTTTGGTGACATTCCTGGCGCGCGCCGGTACGGACGCCACTTACTGGAAAACGATTTCAAACCAGGCCATTGCGCGCGTGAAAGAAGCCTACACGTGGAAGCTGTACTCGGAGAAACTGCTCAAGTTCGCGAAGCTGTATGGATTCTGGAACTACTCGGAGCTGTCGGAGGAGAAAAAGGAACTGGATCAGTACTGCAACCTGCTGTTCCACCTGTTTTACAAGAAACGGGCGGATGCATTGATGCCTAAATAA